ACTGTGTGGGCTGTGGTACCAACATGCAAATCATGGCCAACATTTAATGTGCCATTTTCAGAGTCAGAGGTTACAGCTATTGAGTCGCTGTAATAGAACAGCCGAGGAAGTTTAAACTATTTAGCAGTTGGAAgcattaataattaatagtCTCTCAGGTGGCACGGTGTGACATTTTTCCAGTGGAAGGGAACTCTAAAGGACAGCTCATGTCTTTAGTgcattttacagtatttatctACAAAAGAGCAACAGAAGCAGCGATTGATAATTTCCTTCCATTACTGCTGCATCCGATGGTGTCCGAGGAatagaggagggagggagatagTGAATTAAAAACCGGAGCTGTGAGGATTCAGTAGTTTAGTAAGCCTGAAATACAATGTGAAGCTGCCAATGTAACACCTGATGGACCCATtaacacaaacatgttgttaATGGAGAATCCAGGTAAACTGATGAACCAGAGGATTACCACACCCGTGTGGTTGAGCTGGAATTTACCAACACGTCATTTACACACACTTAATTATTAAGGATgtgaagaaaaaatgttttcaatgctGAATTAATTGGAAGTAAATGTGCTAGTGCATCAGTGTGACTAATACAGACCAGTATGGAGCATGATAAATGGTGGCTCTTCAGTTCTTAGTGATGTATTTATTCTTCTAAGTTCGAGAATGGGTGCTGTCTGCACTGTCTCAGTACACCAAAGTCATCATGATGCAGTACGTGAGATTCCGAATTAACTTTCTATCATCAAAGTTTTTCTTATATGGAACCAATTTTATTACACTTTTGTAATAATGGTTGCAATGTGAAGAGACCTGAAGGCCAACGTGTCgttcaaaaatttaaattaaggcTGTGTCCAGACTGGGAACTGTTTCAATCAGTCAAAATGCGGAAAATAATATTGTAAATTAGATGCCTGATTTAATGTCTTCTGTGATTTGTCACCCCTCTTCGTGGAGATAGGCatcaaaaaaagattttaaaaaataacaatttgctttgaaatagtgttattgttgtttattttcctAAACTGCTGATTTTTATGACATAATTTATTCTCAATTGCTCAAGGAAGCATTTCAGGATAATTAACAGAATAGATGGGCTTTGAAATAATCCCTCCAAAAAAGATAGTATCTCTGGAAGAGAATACACAAATAGTACGTCCATGCTGTATTTTGATATCAGTCCTCCGCTCCATCGAGATCatttacaaacattttctttctctgcatcTCAAAGTACTCCTGAACTTTGTACCTGTCCTGATTGCGTGGTTCTGATTGTGTGGTTCCTTTTGAATTCCAGTGAGCAACCTGTCTTGCTAGAATCCCCCCGGCAAACATGTGTACTGAAACCTTATTGTCTGTATCACCAGCCCCACCAGCACGTATCAAGTTTACATCCAGACAGCTTCTAAGTCTGTCAACCTCTCACAAATCAGAAACACGCCTGCTGTGAATTCACCTGCACTCTGGTCTATCCAGCCTGAGTTTGTGATTACTAGTTTGTAGTCTGATTACATTTCGGAGTCCCATGTCTGAGGGGTCTGACTTCCCATAAAGGCAATCACAAATAACAGATTGGCCCACAAAGCAAGGCTGTAGGAATCCCAGTATAAGCTAAAATCCCTGAGTTCAATCATCTAAGTTGAGGTATatcaagaaaagcaaaaaaaaaaaactcaactggacttgctttaggtaggttgaagacatttcacctctcatccaagaggcgtCTTATGTTCCATGTAACTGGTAGAGTATGCAGACAATTATACTGCagttggagcagaaaacaaagatCAAAACCACCaagacaataaaacaatacattttgttCGTAGTCAGGTGTAGGTTGATTGCGTAGTCCTGAGAACTTGGCTTTCTTGTTTTGAGCTTGTGGAGTTTTTCGGATTtttcaatgtacagtacatatcaTGGTATAATGCACTGTACTAAATTGCATATGATGTCCTATATGTGTTACTCTCCAGGGAAATTCTCTCAAACCCGGGTGTACAGTACGAACACATCATCCACATGGGCATAGATTTAATAGATGTCAAGAGAAAGTCTATACCTTTTCTCTTCAGTTATCACTCTCCCTGATTTGTCAACCGGGTTCATTTTCTTTAGCAGGGgcagtttccatggaaacccaATTACTTTACAGATGTCAGCTGGAGGAGGGAGCCTGTATGTGTTTTGGTAAATATAGTCTCCATTTCCCGGCAATAAGGGGAAATGCCACTGCCATACCAATTAGTAAAAAATGAATCATGCAGGGAACCAGTAAAAATATGGCTGTTGTCATTTCGCAGATTGAATGTAACCGCAGAGATTTCTTCATAGCacctactttaaaaaaaaaagaagttatctATTTGAATATCTGTCCTTGCAAGTCTGCCACATAGGTCACTATCTCCACCTCTGCCATCTTTTCCTGTTCGACTCTGACATGCTCTGATATATAAGATCCCTCTTAAGTCTCtattcctcatcttcctccactCTAATCAATTTGCCTACACCTTGAACACGAGATCATTGCATTTAATATGTTGAAACACATCAAAGCTAAATTTTTACACTCAGGTAAAAGTTTAGTCTTAATTAATTACAGATACTAATTGGAGGGGTTTTGCGGTGCTGCCCAAATTGGATTCCATtagaaaattatattatttccaGGATCTTCACTGTATACGGGAATTGAGAGAGAGGGTGTGGGTGTGGATCAGAGTTCAGGGatcaaagagagaaaaagaattaTAACAGGTGATTTATGTTTTACACGTTGCACTCCCTCCCTTCTCTGCAGTAGCACACTGGACCTGAGAAAGGCTGCCTTCTGACGAGGGGAGACAAGAGGCAAACTCCTGTGATAATTCTGAAAGacaattgtgtgtttgttagttaGAAAGCCGGAGTTTCACACTAAGTCAAAAAAGGCAAgaccttcatcatcctcattgaTTTACCACAGAAACCCACATATCTAGCAGAGTGTTGCACCAGTTTTTTGTATGAAATTCAAATACATGGTAAGAAATAATCAGAATATCAACATATATTGGCATCCTGGACAAATAAAGTCAACAGAGCACCAGAggaacacacatgcatgaggACATGTGATGGGATGGCAGCAGGGTGACAAGGTGAAGGTGGTGACAGCTCAACATTATTTATGGGAAGTAATTtatgggaaattatttttccactctagttAGTGCTCATTACACCTGTGTATTTAGTACAGGCCGGAAACACACAAGAGTCTTGAACCAGCGACCTTCTGCCCCAGCTCAAGACCTAGTGGACCGAGCTACTGCCGTATTTTCCACCTCACCTCCTTGCAGCTCTGAACTCTATGAGATTGTAAGACTATTGGTAGTTTTCTCACGCAACAACTTCTGTGTATTCCCTCTGCATGAATATTAACAGTTTACTTTTAGACTTCCGATTCAAGTGTAATTCTATTAACAAGAATTGTTGTTTGTAACCTTGTGTTTGGTTTGGAGTGGACCTGTGGACCAgcattaacaaaaacaaacgaTAGAGGATAATTGATCGGTGAAGTGCTGACTCGCAGTGGTCATGTCctgcaacaacacaaacacaaaatgggTTGCATTTGTGTCGTACTtaatatttctgttgttttagagAAGCTTTTTTTTGCTGATTATACCAATCTAAATGTCAATTTGTGGTTACGTGTGGAGAAACAAATACTTACTCTACAGAAAAGACCAGTGACAATGAAAGGCAATGTAGAATATTGGGAATACACATACATTATATTTTGTTCATGGATCTGATCTTAAACATCTTGatacgtttaaaaaaaatcatcaatttccaggaaatttgaaaaaaaatattcttaatgtaggagagtatgcggatTTCAATTTCTGGGATgttaacatgaaataaaaataaatcccaGATAAAAAACATCAATCCAAGAAGAAAATACACTAACGTTAATCTTTGATGTGATTGATATAtcattttaaaaggtttttccCACTTGGAGTCTAACAATACTATTAACCATCTCCGCATACCTGAACATCATCTTATAGCTCCCTATCCTCTCATCTCATACTAATCAGAACTTCTTTCCGATTCCATTCTGATAACACCAACAGGATTCAATAGCAGAGATGAACTACCTGCTCCCTGCATCTACTCTCGATGTTGCTGCTGGTTTGTAATCAATAGGCAGAATGGATCCTCTAGCAGGCTCAGCCTGGCACCAAATGGATCTTGACAGCGAGATTAATGAGGTGACTTTCTGCTAAATATGCAAGTTGACTCACAAACGTGTGTACCAGCAGCTTTTGTACAGGATTCTGATCACAGGCCATCGATTGAGCAGCTAGTACATGGTCTGTATTTTAACATTACGgtgtaaaaaaaagataaagcagTCATTCATTTAAAGTCACAATACTTGTATTTCTTTAttgaaaaataatcaaaccCTGAGGCTAGATAAGAAGGCCACATTTTCTTGGTGCCTTGTCTAGCTCCTCAGTCTTGACGACAGCCAGTTAGAACGCGACAGACCtgtccaaaaaacacaaattgcaCAACGGGTGACAACTACAATTCGGATTGTTATGTTATCTCAACTTAAAGTTTACAAGGGCCATTACATAATGACAAGGTTTCGGGACTAACGCAAATCAACTGCATAATTTTAACAGTACTTTGTGTCCATTTCAGGCAAAAAAAAGGTTAGAAAAAATGCTTTCATCAACCCAGAGTCAAAAATATACACAGTCGTATTTCTAACAAGtcataaagaacaaacaaagaaaaacaaatgacatcaaaatacattttggaCCTGAAAGCCAATAGTTGAATTGTTCAGAATGCAGTCCCCTTAAAAGAACCGTCACATTCTTGCTTTGACATATCAGATGTGATGATAGGAACACTTCTAAAGGTGTGGATTGGCTGCTTTTGTCTGACAGCCATGCTAGCTGCTAATGTCTGCTGTCTTTACAATGATTTAATCAAACAAACATTGATAACTGGATGGCCTAATTTCCTTTTGTTGACCCTTATGAGATTACATTTTCACATGGGCTCCAGTAAAGGAGAGGTCCTTGTGCTTCCCCCCCACTTTGTTCCTTCATCTTGGTCCACAACACAAGTCTTTTCACACTGGGGCCTCAAAAGCCAAAGGCCTGTGGCCCTCTGAGAGtcccaaataaaaaaaggggCGAGTTAAGCTTTTTGTACAGGTCTGGGACATGCTGAGGTAACATAGACAGtaataaattattcaattttaaaaaacactttgcAAGAACCATATCAATAATACAAAATGGTATCAAACATACATGATGCAACATTTTCAAacatattcaatatttttttttactttccatCCCACCTCCATGAGTCTGTTGCTTCATCGGTCAATAATTCGTATTGTAATGATTTCTGTCACTCTCTATCCACTCTCTGTGAAGTCCCTTTAACAGTAGATGTAGGTTAACACTGTGTCCTTCAGCTGAGGTTGGTTTTCCACTTTTGTGCTGAGGTGAATTTGTATGCAAttcaatagtttaaaaaaaaacaaaaaacaaaacaaaaattataatatatatatatatatatatatatatatatatatatatatgtgtacacATATACTCAATCTTTgataattaaaacataatttgaaTGATTCAAATCCAACCCATCTAATCACTGATACAATCATTACCAAGAGAACAGACATACACAGGCACACCAGGCTACGACAATAACCacctctttgtgtgtttcaacATTTTGATTTGATATTCGACCACGCCTTTCAGACTTGAACAGAACACACCGCGCCAATAGGAAAGTTGCAAATTGTATTAAAAGTGCAAAAATGTCTTCCTTCCAGAAACTGTATTCATCCAgacaaaaaaggaagaaaaaaaaaaaactttagtgCATTAACAGTACAAGCCATTTCATAGGTTATTAAATTGTACATTCCAATCCACctcacaattaaaaacattgaaTGTCTTGttgcttgagtgtgtgtgtgttttgctatGACTAAGCTTTTATAACTAGTTGAACGTGACTTTAAAAAagggacagaaacacacattttcctctTAGCTGTAGTGACATTTATCCATTTAGACTGTTGCCGACATGTCTGCATTCTCTCAAACTGAACTCACTGTCACCTCATTCGTGTTTCTCAAAGTTCCTCAATGCCCAGACATAGGAACAACTTTTGTCCtaccaaacaaaataaatggataaaCAGAACCACTAGCACAGggaaaattttgtatttttgatttaGTGGTGAACCATCCCTTTAAGCTCAAGGAGCATCACACAGCCTACTTCAGAGAGGTTGTAGTATCCATCCCCAAAACCTAAAGCAATGTAGTTCTAACATTCTTCTGAACACAGCACTGTAGCCCCAAGATTTAAATAAAGTGACATCATATTATTTTGGTTAGTGGGCCAGTGCAAATCTGCGTCTCCCGTCTGCTTGACACGAGCAGCATGAATCTCACAAATCGCTCATCTATTCTAATTCAATAAGAATCTCCTACTGGGAAATGGCATCCAATTTGTTTTCATGGCCACCCATGACTAATTAGTCTTTTAATACGCATATACAATTGTCATCTCTGTGTTTTCTAGATATAAAAACATGGAAAGAAACTTGAATCCATTAAGACTACAAAGACGTGAAATAATCAGGGCTATTGTTCACAGTACTGATGAGGACTTCACTTGTGATACCACTGACAGAGgctaaatagataaaataaccATAATTGTTGTCAAATGTGTGATGTTAAGTGGTGATAAGAAAATGGTCAAATAATCCATTTATGAgagtgtgtctgtctgccaACATGTAAGTACTGGGATTAACCCTTAAGTGTTACCACATACACCAACCAATTTTACTTTCCTTTACATTTACAATATCTAAACACAAACTGATCACAATCAAGGGTCATGGAAGGTCAACCAAtatcacatttgtttttgctttctaaaattcttctctctctcttttccagaCATTTTAAACCAGAGCATCACATGAAAACAAGATACACGCTACACTCTTGAGACTTAACAGCTCACAAAACCTTTTTTCACCACTACGATCACCGTTACCACTCTATATTCATCTGTTACAGCCTTATTGTGTCCCCTACTGTCCTCATATCTGAAGATCACATAGAAGTTTTGGATCCAGTTAGTAGGAGTGTGTGGACAGAAAGGTGACAGCCAGCAAATTACTGGGAACAGTTCCTCCCGTTTGTTTCCCTTTCTCAGATAGATGAACAAAATCAGCAATCAAGCTGATTCGTTCTCTTTTGTTTAGCTCAAAGTCTGACCTCTTGTGTTATATTTGATGTTTAACTTTAAGACTCGATCAGAACCAGTCCAgtgtcattttaatattaagTTTATTCTAAAACATAGGAATTTAAAGATCTTTTAAATGGGCCATAAATCAATGATGAGCAATGGCAAAGTATTTATTCCAAGACATTGTGAAGTGTTGAGGGAACATCAGTAACATCTTGTCATCATTTATTCTTATGGCCTTTTGATCCATTGCCATCCCACCCCCTAACCCCTCAGGTTTGTGCGCCAGTAGTTAACCACTATTGGGAGTTCCTTCGGGGACATCCAACGGTATATGggtgtgcgtgtgggtgtgtgtttctaaaaataAGCAGGATGAGGGACATCACAATATGGCACAGTGGAACCTGTGAGAGCTTGTGGAACGTTCTGCTCTccatttcatcttctttttcttcttctggtttctctctgggaCCTGTTGCCTGAGAGTGTGGAGAAAGATAGTTCAGGATCCAGGATCATCTGTCTGTACAGTTAACATGGCCTTTAAGATTTACAAAACAGACAGTAGACTTTCCTCAAATTTCAATGAACTTGTTTCCAAATAGACCACACCGATTCTTCCCATGTCTTTTGATAAAAGAAATTATgtcattttaactttattttcctcttttgacCTCACAAAGTGTATTTATGCAACACTGGTATAATACACAAGTAAATCCAGTAGCAATGCCTAGGAATCAGGACTATACCATTAACTAGATACATGACTCAAACTAAACACGGACTCAATCAATAGTATGCAGTAATTTATACAAGTGCAAAGAGACTAGACAGCTTAGGCCTGAATTGCTGATTCATGAGCCATGAGAAAATTATGGCACATTGCTGAGAAAGACCACATGAGGGTAGTATTGATCCATGAATCCACCTCATTCAGTGTACAGAAGACTTTCCTAAAGCCACAGACTGGCATGCAGACAATGACAACTCTCTGTAGACTAGATTATTTCCTGCATTAGTATCCAGAGCTGATTACAGCTACATCTGTGAATATGGGCCCTCTCATACTGTCACATTCTTAGTTACTGCATCCTGGTTGCTGCAGCAAGAGGTGCCCTTAAAAAAAGAATACGATGACATATAAAACCTGTCCGCAGAGCAAATTCTTCTGAAATTACATGTGTGTCAAGACAGGAAATAGTTTCTTTCTATACTTTCCCACTTTttgctaaaaacatttttgcggCCCTGACATAAGTCTGGAACACAAGCAGTGCCACTGACCTCGAAAGAATCGCAATTCTCACAGGAATAGAAATAATCAGATGATGTGCTTTGCATACTGACTGTCTTATAATAACACTACTTCTCTGTTTTAGTGTTATAATTGCAGTTACCTTATAACACGAACCAGCTCATGAAAGGCTTTGTCCACATTCATTGGTGGATCCTTGGCACTGGTTTCTATATAAGTTATCTGAAGACACAAACAGAAGTATTATGTGTAAAAAGAGACATTAGAGTAATATCATACAACATAAAATGAAGAAAGTGTGACAAATCTTTTCATGAGTCTGCTGGAACCAAACTCATTCAACACCACAGACAGTATATGCTCAGAGACGTCTCCCTCAGCCTGAGAGTTGATCTACTCACATTGTGCTTTGCAGCCATCTCTTGGCCCTGGTCAGAGCTGACTTTTCTAAGATGGACTAAATCCACTTTGTTTGCCACCAACACCATGGGGAAGGCCTCCCTGAAAGCAATACAGACAATCTCAGGCAACGCGATACAACTGAGCCATGCATTTTCAATCCATGTGCAGTGGTTTCAAAGCATGTCTGTAAGTGTCTCTTAGTCTAGAGAGGTCTGTTAGGTTTACATTACACTTACAATAACACGTCTTAGGAAGTGTCAGATTTCTGCAACACTTAAATACCGTTAAAAACAACCACTGTGGAACAGCACTATACAACTAAAACAACTTGCTTGTTTCTATTTTAGTTGCATTTTAAGATCGGTTTTATTAGCTTCCATCAGTCACACTCAATAAAAACGTTCTCTCATCTCACAACTAACATTCACAGTTGATTTGATCCCTGAAAACAGACACTGTGATTTTTTGGGCTTTGAAATCCAAAAGATATTCTtctgaatattaaatattaactcAAATGcttgcaaaatgtttttcaaatgcTGCGTGAACAGGGCTCTGTAGGAATGTGACCCAGATTAAACagtttgattaaataaatagatttcaTCTGCCAGGATTACAAGAAGTGTGCAATTAGAATACAGTTCAGGATTATTTTGCAAAATTTTCTATCAGATCCTAAAAATAAGACAGCAGTGTGTAATTGCGGATTATACTCAATCGTACATAATTACTTCATGAGCTCCACAACTCTTTGATAAACCGGTACAGTAAACAAGGTTTACCGTTCTATACCTAGATTTATGtatcaacaaaagaaaaatgacatcaacagCATCCAGAAACATTGTCTGTGCACCTGAACTAGCCTAAGATGGACTGAAAAGTGAGTCTTGTAGTTCACAATAGTTTTTGTAAATAATggatattgttttatttgtgggCTAAAGTACGAAATAACCAATCAGACAgttaatgaaacaaaatttgAAAGCAGTCTATTTTGGTTTGAAGTTGTGTTAGTGGTCATGACACTCATGATGGGTAATCTGCACTGCACATCTGCAAAGGCAGCAGGCACCAACATGTTACCATTCAGAAACCTTATCAAGTGTGGCTTCAGAATAACAATATCCTGGTACCAGACTGGCATGTCTGCAGTCCAGTTACATGTTTTGTGCTATGTATTGATCTGCTGAGCTGTGGAAACCTACCTGTCTTTGACCCGTAGTATGAGTTGATGAAATCTGTCAACGTGTTCAAAGCTGGCCTTGTCCgtcacagaaaaaacaatgaggaagcCATCTCCTGTCCTCATGTACTGCTCCCGCATCGCACTGAACTCCTCTTGGCCAGCTGTGTCCAGCACTGTGAAGATGCAGGGATGCAAACATCTTTAACCAATATggtgatgtttttttccccctattttaaaacatactcaGATGATTCGCATACTGTACTAAACATAGGCTGACCGATTATATATTGAAGTATAATTGAAGTTTTGACACAACATTCCCCATCTTACATAGCTTACAGATCTCTCTTGCCCTCCAGGGGCAGTGACAAATTGCAAAATTACGCATTTCATATAATATTTATTCGATGTCTTATTGAGCCAACTGAATCATCAAAACAATAATGGGTGACTTAGCAAGCACGCCAAGATTTACAGAAGAACCTCCTGACCTAAAATAACATTACTTCACCGAAAGATTGTGACTGgtttaatattttcttcaagCACATGGTCAAAAAATGAGATCATATTCTCTGCAACTTGTGACTATTTAATTatcctgaaaaagaaaagaagcagtGATGACCTCTGTGATTCAATGATTTCCTGAGTAGAACAGTAGAATAATTTTCAACCCTGGAAAAGGTCATTAGTTACCAATActtcaaaagaaaaagtcaaatgaTTGCCCAAAGCTGCGTTTCTActgtaaaacagattttttatgGATTTTCTAAAAAGATTCAATATGTTTCCAATGTCAGTTTAATACTTTGTTAAATAATGCTTTGGAGTAAAACAAAACCTCTCCCACATGGAACAATCTAAGTAGCGTCCGTTTCTAAATGCCAACTGTATATTCATAGTTGGCACACTGTAGGAAACAATGACCACAGGATTGTAGT
This window of the Antennarius striatus isolate MH-2024 chromosome 12, ASM4005453v1, whole genome shotgun sequence genome carries:
- the LOC137604962 gene encoding ras-related protein M-Ras isoform X2; the encoded protein is MATSAVPSDNLPTYKLVVVGDGGVGKSALTIQFFQKIFVPDYDPTIEDSYLKHTEIDGQWAILDVLDTAGQEEFSAMREQYMRTGDGFLIVFSVTDKASFEHVDRFHQLILRVKDREAFPMVLVANKVDLVHLRKVSSDQGQEMAAKHNITYIETSAKDPPMNVDKAFHELVRVIRQQVPERNQKKKKKMKWRAERSTSSHRFHCAIL
- the LOC137604962 gene encoding ras-related protein M-Ras isoform X1 — encoded protein: MKEVQTFISASARLLPTFAIAAEVLMATSAVPSDNLPTYKLVVVGDGGVGKSALTIQFFQKIFVPDYDPTIEDSYLKHTEIDGQWAILDVLDTAGQEEFSAMREQYMRTGDGFLIVFSVTDKASFEHVDRFHQLILRVKDREAFPMVLVANKVDLVHLRKVSSDQGQEMAAKHNITYIETSAKDPPMNVDKAFHELVRVIRQQVPERNQKKKKKMKWRAERSTSSHRFHCAIL